One region of Streptomyces rishiriensis genomic DNA includes:
- a CDS encoding peptidoglycan D,D-transpeptidase FtsI family protein, with translation MTRHIRHAAAFCALLLVALLANALRVQVVQSEAYDDNPANRRETIARYAQPRGDILVDGVPVTGSRDTGEQLRYERTYRDGPLYAPVTGFASQVYGTTFLEHAGDDVLSGADPLLSPFPLWNDVTHGRPAGGNVVTTLNRRAQQAAYEGLGGRKGAVAAVEPSTGRVLALVSSPSYDPAVLSGNDAAAERAWVRLNGDPDKPMLNRAARQTYPPGSTFKVVTAAAALDAGVITDLDAATDSPAPYRLPGTTTGLTNEGPGCEDAPLRDAFVWSCNTVFAKLGVDTGLARMTRTAQAFGFNDVNVRIPFAVAPSTFDTSLDRAQLALSSIGQFNTRATPLQMAMVSAAVADGGQVRTPYLVERTTRQGGATVATAGSRPSHQAMAPSTARLMRELMVDVVREGTGTNAAIPGAVVGGKTGTAQHGLGNAGIPYAWFVSWARGERDMEPRVAVAVVVEDGSARRGDITGGGMAAPIARAVMEAVLTS, from the coding sequence TTGACCCGGCACATCCGGCACGCCGCCGCCTTCTGCGCCCTGCTGCTGGTGGCGCTCCTGGCCAACGCCCTGCGCGTCCAGGTGGTCCAGTCCGAGGCCTACGACGACAACCCGGCCAACCGGCGCGAAACCATCGCCCGTTACGCCCAGCCGCGCGGCGACATCCTGGTCGACGGCGTCCCGGTGACCGGCTCCCGGGACACCGGTGAGCAACTGCGCTACGAGCGCACGTACCGCGACGGGCCGCTGTACGCGCCGGTGACCGGCTTCGCCTCGCAGGTGTACGGGACGACGTTCCTGGAGCACGCCGGCGACGACGTGCTCTCGGGAGCCGATCCGCTGCTGTCGCCGTTCCCGCTGTGGAACGACGTCACGCACGGCCGCCCCGCCGGCGGCAACGTGGTGACGACCCTGAACCGCCGGGCCCAGCAGGCCGCGTACGAGGGGCTCGGCGGGCGCAAGGGCGCGGTGGCGGCGGTGGAGCCGTCGACGGGGCGGGTGCTGGCGCTGGTGTCCAGTCCCTCGTACGACCCCGCCGTGCTGTCCGGGAACGACGCCGCGGCCGAACGGGCCTGGGTGCGGCTGAACGGCGACCCGGACAAGCCGATGCTCAACCGGGCCGCACGCCAGACGTATCCGCCGGGGTCGACGTTCAAGGTGGTCACCGCGGCGGCGGCCCTGGACGCGGGGGTGATCACCGATCTCGACGCGGCCACCGACTCCCCCGCCCCCTACCGGTTGCCCGGGACGACGACGGGCCTGACGAACGAGGGCCCCGGCTGCGAGGACGCACCGCTGCGGGACGCCTTCGTGTGGTCGTGCAACACGGTGTTCGCGAAACTCGGCGTGGACACCGGGCTGGCGCGGATGACCCGTACGGCGCAGGCGTTCGGCTTCAACGACGTGAACGTGCGGATCCCGTTCGCCGTCGCGCCGAGCACCTTCGACACCTCGCTCGACCGGGCGCAGCTGGCGCTGTCCTCGATCGGCCAGTTCAACACCCGGGCGACCCCGCTCCAGATGGCGATGGTGTCGGCGGCGGTGGCCGACGGGGGGCAGGTGCGCACGCCGTACCTGGTGGAGCGGACGACGCGGCAGGGCGGGGCCACGGTGGCCACGGCCGGTTCCCGCCCGTCCCACCAGGCGATGGCCCCCTCGACGGCCCGGCTGATGCGGGAGCTGATGGTGGACGTGGTGCGGGAGGGCACCGGCACGAACGCCGCGATCCCCGGCGCGGTCGTCGGCGGCAAGACCGGCACCGCCCAGCACGGTCTCGGCAACGCCGGAATCCCGTACGCCTGGTTCGTCTCCTGGGCGCGGGGCGAGCGGGACATGGAGCCGAGGGTGGCGGTCGCGGTGGTGGTCGAGGACGGATCGGCACGCCGCGGGGACATCACCGGCGGCGGCATGGCGGCGCCGATCGCCCGGGCGGTGATGGAGGCGGTGCTCACCTCGTGA
- a CDS encoding FtsW/RodA/SpoVE family cell cycle protein codes for MAAADAPAPAALLPRRRGIELSLIVLAVLLSVYGYCAVGLAKDGTVPPGAAGYGAGLGVLALLAHLAVRLRAPCADPLLLPIAVLLNGMGLVLIYRLDLETPGDRAAPTQLVWSTLGVALFILVVAALRDHRLLQRYAYVCVVAALALLALPILFPAVNGARIWIRIAGFSIQPGEFAKVLLAVFFAAYLAANRTALAYAGRKIWRFERLQLPTGRVLGPIVTIWLLSVGVLVLERDLGTSLLFFGLFVVMLYVATGRTGWIAVGLLLASLGAVAVGRLEPHVHSRVEDWLHPFATIEAGEGPNQLAQSLFSFAAGGMSGTGLGLGHSVLIGFAAKSDFILATAGEELGLLGLSALFLLYGLLVERGYRAGLSLRDPFGRLLATGLASIVALQVFVIAGGVTGLIPLTGMAMPFLAQGGSSVVTNWAIVALLIRVSDSARRPRHAPQDAPLDAPRPTPHGTLPDPLRDEDPRRPG; via the coding sequence GTGGCGGCGGCCGACGCGCCCGCCCCCGCGGCGCTCCTCCCCCGGCGCCGCGGCATCGAACTCTCCCTCATCGTCCTGGCCGTGCTGCTCTCCGTGTACGGCTACTGCGCTGTGGGCCTCGCGAAGGACGGCACCGTCCCGCCCGGCGCCGCCGGTTACGGCGCCGGGCTCGGCGTGCTCGCGCTGCTGGCACACCTCGCGGTACGGCTGCGCGCCCCCTGCGCCGACCCGCTGCTCCTCCCCATCGCGGTGCTGCTCAACGGGATGGGCCTGGTGCTGATCTACCGGCTCGACCTGGAGACGCCGGGCGACCGGGCGGCGCCCACCCAACTGGTGTGGTCCACGCTCGGGGTGGCCCTGTTCATCCTGGTCGTGGCCGCGCTGCGCGACCACCGCCTGCTCCAGCGGTACGCGTACGTCTGCGTGGTCGCCGCGCTCGCCCTCCTCGCGCTGCCGATCCTCTTCCCGGCCGTGAACGGCGCGCGGATCTGGATCCGGATCGCCGGTTTCTCCATCCAGCCGGGCGAGTTCGCGAAGGTGCTGCTGGCGGTGTTCTTCGCCGCGTACCTGGCGGCCAACCGCACGGCGCTGGCGTACGCGGGCCGGAAGATCTGGCGCTTCGAGCGGCTTCAGCTGCCCACCGGACGCGTCCTCGGGCCGATCGTCACGATCTGGCTGCTGAGCGTCGGGGTGCTGGTGCTGGAGCGGGACCTCGGCACGTCGTTGCTCTTCTTCGGGCTGTTCGTGGTCATGCTCTACGTCGCCACGGGCCGCACCGGCTGGATCGCCGTCGGGCTGCTCCTCGCCTCGCTCGGCGCGGTCGCCGTCGGCCGCCTGGAACCGCACGTGCACAGCCGGGTCGAGGACTGGCTGCACCCGTTCGCGACGATCGAGGCCGGTGAGGGCCCCAACCAGCTCGCGCAGTCGCTGTTCTCCTTCGCCGCCGGCGGGATGTCCGGCACCGGGCTCGGCCTCGGCCACTCGGTCCTCATCGGCTTCGCCGCGAAGTCGGACTTCATCCTGGCGACGGCGGGCGAGGAACTGGGCCTGCTCGGTCTCTCGGCCCTCTTCCTCCTCTACGGCCTGCTGGTGGAACGCGGCTACCGGGCGGGCCTGTCCCTGCGCGATCCCTTCGGCCGGCTGCTGGCGACCGGACTCGCCTCGATCGTGGCGCTCCAGGTGTTCGTGATCGCGGGCGGGGTGACCGGGCTGATCCCGCTGACCGGCATGGCGATGCCCTTCCTGGCGCAGGGCGGCTCCTCGGTCGTCACCAACTGGGCGATCGTGGCGCTGCTGATCCGGGTGAGCGACTCCGCGAGACGGCCGCGCCACGCACCGCAGGACGCACCCCTCGACGCACCGCGCCCCACACCGCACGGCACGCTCCCCGACCCGCTCCGCGACGAGGACCCACGGAGGCCCGGTTGA
- a CDS encoding protein-tyrosine phosphatase family protein, whose protein sequence is MRTRRKQLDVPPPDRPWSEIVPGLWMGGHEFRGRSGEVELAVVRDEFDLVQTLTRARQGHGPDPGVQHHVWPIPDGPLDGTQLAGVIRLARAAGDAMDDGRTVLVRCYSGYNRSGLVVAHTLVGRGHPTEEAIRLIRSRRSPWALHNELFVEYLRAGLPTARLLEELAE, encoded by the coding sequence GTGCGGACCCGCAGGAAGCAACTCGACGTACCGCCTCCGGACCGTCCATGGAGCGAGATCGTGCCCGGCCTGTGGATGGGCGGGCACGAGTTCCGGGGACGCTCCGGGGAAGTGGAGCTCGCCGTGGTGCGGGATGAGTTCGATCTCGTGCAGACGTTGACCCGGGCCCGGCAGGGACATGGGCCCGACCCCGGCGTGCAGCATCATGTGTGGCCGATTCCGGACGGTCCGCTGGACGGGACCCAGCTCGCCGGGGTGATCCGGCTGGCGCGGGCGGCCGGGGACGCGATGGACGACGGCCGGACGGTCCTCGTCCGCTGCTACAGCGGCTACAACCGCTCGGGCCTGGTCGTCGCCCACACGCTGGTGGGCCGGGGGCACCCGACCGAGGAGGCGATCCGGCTGATACGGTCTCGGCGCTCGCCGTGGGCCCTGCACAACGAGTTGTTCGTGGAGTACCTGCGGGCGGGGCTGCCGACGGCCAGGCTTTTGGAGGAACTGGCCGAATAA
- a CDS encoding SH3 domain-containing protein, whose product MPLRNALTRLAILTAAGTLAATAVVAPAFADDWDGDNPTTQDDGSSDWQNQGGDGFQGDQNQSGGGGGQGNQNQGGGQGNNQNGQGNQNQGSGQGNNQNGQGNQNQGGGQGNNQNGQGNQNQGSGQGNNQNGQGNQNQGSGQGNNQNGQGNQNQGGGQGHQNQGGGQGSNQNGQGNQNQGGGQGNNQNGQGNQNQGSGQGNNQNGQGNQAGQSGQGDQNGSWQSGGGDWQSGGGDWQSGGGDGGDWQSGNGNQNDSRRYRGRVTASRLLLRSAPTRASQVIRVAHRGEIVSIFCKTPGQNVEGNSLWYLLTDGTWAWGSARYIDTIGTAPRWC is encoded by the coding sequence ATGCCCCTGCGCAACGCTCTGACCCGCCTCGCCATACTCACGGCAGCCGGCACCCTCGCCGCCACCGCGGTGGTCGCCCCGGCCTTCGCCGACGACTGGGACGGCGACAACCCGACCACCCAGGACGACGGCTCGTCCGACTGGCAGAACCAGGGCGGCGACGGCTTCCAGGGCGACCAGAACCAGAGCGGCGGCGGAGGCGGCCAGGGGAATCAGAACCAGGGCGGCGGCCAAGGCAACAACCAGAACGGCCAAGGCAACCAGAACCAGGGCAGCGGCCAAGGCAACAACCAGAACGGCCAAGGCAACCAGAACCAAGGCGGCGGCCAAGGCAACAACCAGAACGGCCAAGGCAACCAGAACCAGGGCAGCGGCCAAGGCAACAACCAGAACGGCCAAGGCAACCAGAACCAGGGCAGCGGCCAAGGCAACAACCAGAACGGCCAAGGCAACCAGAACCAAGGCGGCGGCCAAGGTCACCAGAACCAAGGCGGCGGCCAGGGCAGCAACCAGAACGGCCAGGGCAACCAGAACCAAGGCGGCGGCCAAGGCAACAACCAGAACGGCCAGGGCAACCAGAACCAAGGCAGCGGCCAGGGCAACAACCAGAACGGCCAGGGCAACCAAGCCGGTCAGAGCGGCCAGGGCGACCAGAACGGCAGCTGGCAGTCGGGCGGGGGCGACTGGCAGTCCGGCGGGGGTGACTGGCAGTCCGGCGGGGGCGACGGGGGCGACTGGCAGTCCGGCAACGGGAACCAGAACGACTCGCGTCGCTACCGCGGGCGCGTCACCGCGAGCCGGCTGCTCCTGCGCAGTGCGCCCACCCGGGCCAGCCAGGTGATCCGTGTGGCCCATCGCGGCGAGATCGTCTCGATCTTCTGCAAGACCCCGGGTCAGAACGTCGAGGGCAACTCCCTCTGGTACCTCCTCACGGACGGCACCTGGGCCTGGGGCTCGGCGCGCTACATCGACACCATCGGAACGGCACCTCGCTGGTGCTGA
- a CDS encoding acyltransferase family protein: MSRDRYVDFLRAWAILLVVLGHWLITGLVRHPDGEITAPELLATLPWTQWLTLGFQIMPLFFLAGGHAAGGSWARARAAGGSAAGWVGQRAVRLLLPTAVYSGLVLSAVGVCSALGVDRATLALVGWAMAMQFWFLPVYLLLSALTPMLYSLHERGGVRVPVGMGVLGLGVGTLVATGDASSHGPAVEAIGALNYLLVWGVVYQLGFCWRDGLLGGDGETAPRARGRALAMIVGGAVGFALLVGPGPFPVSLILVTGEELSNTDPPSAAMLAWSLAQVGVALLVAPVVRRLLERARVRRAVRTLGAGSMALYLWHMLPVLIVAAAFYLTGLAPEPRYGSAGWWGLRMPWLLVLASVLVAVVRALRPLERALASVEVRGRPDADVRGAAAWRMWVGLGVSVWALTYFAGHGFAYGGDVPVWPTLGLGVGTLCVAFPRRGVRSDGGKGNGRNDGDGGNDGDGRDARDRRDEDGHEGGAEEQAAGRDQRAGQAQRAGRARRDRGALEGTV, translated from the coding sequence ATGAGCCGAGACCGGTACGTCGACTTCCTGCGCGCGTGGGCGATCCTGCTCGTCGTGCTGGGGCACTGGCTGATCACGGGGCTGGTCCGGCATCCGGACGGCGAGATCACCGCCCCGGAGCTGCTGGCGACCCTGCCCTGGACGCAGTGGCTGACCCTGGGCTTCCAGATCATGCCGTTGTTCTTCCTCGCCGGTGGGCATGCCGCCGGCGGCTCCTGGGCGCGGGCCCGGGCCGCCGGCGGAAGCGCCGCCGGATGGGTGGGGCAGCGTGCCGTGCGGCTGCTGCTGCCCACGGCGGTGTACAGCGGCCTCGTCCTGTCGGCCGTCGGGGTGTGCTCCGCGCTCGGCGTGGACCGCGCCACCCTCGCGCTGGTCGGGTGGGCGATGGCCATGCAGTTCTGGTTCCTGCCGGTGTACCTGCTGCTCAGCGCGCTGACGCCGATGCTGTACTCCCTGCACGAACGAGGGGGTGTGCGTGTGCCTGTGGGCATGGGCGTGCTGGGGCTGGGCGTCGGCACGCTCGTGGCGACGGGCGACGCGTCCTCGCACGGTCCGGCCGTCGAGGCGATCGGAGCACTCAACTACCTGCTCGTGTGGGGTGTCGTCTACCAGCTCGGATTCTGCTGGCGGGACGGGTTGCTGGGCGGCGACGGTGAGACGGCGCCGCGAGCGCGCGGCCGGGCACTGGCCATGATCGTGGGGGGCGCGGTGGGGTTCGCCCTGCTGGTCGGGCCCGGGCCGTTTCCCGTCAGCCTGATCCTGGTGACCGGTGAGGAACTGAGCAACACCGACCCTCCGTCGGCGGCCATGCTGGCGTGGAGCCTGGCACAGGTCGGGGTGGCTCTGCTGGTCGCACCGGTCGTGCGGCGGCTGCTGGAGCGGGCCCGGGTGCGGCGGGCCGTGCGGACGCTGGGGGCCGGGAGCATGGCGCTCTACCTCTGGCACATGCTGCCGGTGCTGATCGTCGCCGCCGCCTTCTACCTGACCGGGCTCGCCCCCGAGCCCCGCTACGGTTCGGCGGGCTGGTGGGGCCTACGGATGCCGTGGCTGCTGGTGCTGGCGAGCGTCCTGGTGGCGGTGGTGCGGGCCTTGCGGCCACTGGAGCGGGCGCTGGCCTCCGTGGAGGTGCGCGGGCGGCCCGACGCGGACGTGCGGGGAGCGGCGGCCTGGCGCATGTGGGTGGGGCTCGGCGTGAGCGTCTGGGCGCTGACGTACTTCGCGGGGCACGGGTTCGCGTACGGCGGCGACGTTCCGGTGTGGCCGACGCTGGGGCTGGGGGTGGGCACGCTGTGCGTGGCCTTCCCTCGCCGGGGCGTCAGAAGCGACGGGGGCAAGGGCAACGGGCGGAATGACGGCGACGGGGGCAATGACGGCGACGGGCGTGACGCGCGGGACCGGCGTGACGAGGATGGCCACGAGGGCGGCGCCGAGGAACAGGCGGCAGGACGGGATCAGCGGGCAGGACAGGCTCAGCGGGCAGGACGGGCCCGCCGGGATCGAGGGGCGCTGGAAGGGACTGTCTGA
- the ku gene encoding non-homologous end joining protein Ku translates to MRSIWNGAISFGLVSIPIKLVNATENHSISFRQIHTEDGGRIRYRKVCELEDREVDSGEIGKGWEDADGTIIPITDEDLSHLPLPTAKTIEIVAFVPADRIDPLQMDAAYYLQAGGAPAAKPYTLLREALKRSHKVAIAKYALRGRERLGMLRVVGEAIVMHGLLWPDEVRAPEGVVPDTSVTVRDKELDLADALMDTLGEVDLDDLHDEYREAVEEVVAAKAAGEAPPEAPSSPSSGKVLDLMAALEKSVRAAKESRGEEPDKGPAGRKRRTEREAEEREAEEREAEPGAEVSHLAQRRSARTAPKGTGGKKSTSTASAKKTVAQPRKSTAKTAKSAQPAKRATASRSTAEAKGTAASKSTAKKAAAKKTTAKGTTSKAATAKKTAAKKTTARKRTA, encoded by the coding sequence GTGAGATCCATCTGGAACGGCGCCATCTCCTTCGGCCTCGTGAGCATCCCGATCAAGCTGGTGAACGCCACCGAGAACCACTCGATCTCCTTCCGCCAGATCCACACGGAGGACGGCGGCCGCATCCGCTACCGCAAGGTCTGCGAACTGGAGGACCGCGAGGTGGATTCGGGGGAGATCGGCAAGGGCTGGGAGGACGCGGACGGCACGATCATCCCGATCACCGACGAGGACCTGTCCCATCTGCCGCTCCCGACCGCCAAGACCATCGAGATCGTGGCCTTCGTCCCGGCCGACCGGATCGACCCGCTCCAGATGGACGCCGCCTACTACCTCCAGGCGGGCGGCGCCCCGGCGGCGAAGCCGTACACGCTGCTCAGGGAGGCCCTGAAACGCAGCCACAAGGTGGCGATCGCGAAGTACGCCCTGCGCGGGCGTGAGCGCCTCGGGATGCTCCGCGTGGTCGGCGAGGCGATCGTCATGCACGGTCTGCTCTGGCCGGACGAGGTCCGCGCACCGGAGGGCGTGGTTCCGGACACCTCGGTCACCGTCCGCGACAAGGAACTCGACTTGGCGGACGCCCTGATGGACACCCTCGGCGAGGTCGACCTGGACGACCTGCACGACGAGTACCGCGAGGCGGTCGAGGAGGTCGTGGCGGCGAAGGCGGCCGGCGAGGCGCCCCCCGAGGCCCCTTCCTCGCCGTCCAGCGGCAAGGTGCTCGACCTGATGGCGGCCCTGGAGAAGAGCGTGCGCGCGGCGAAGGAGTCGCGCGGTGAGGAACCGGACAAGGGCCCAGCGGGGAGGAAGCGGCGGACGGAGCGGGAGGCGGAGGAGCGGGAGGCGGAGGAGCGGGAGGCGGAGCCGGGGGCCGAGGTCAGCCACCTCGCTCAGCGCAGATCGGCCCGTACGGCGCCCAAGGGGACGGGCGGCAAGAAGTCGACGTCGACGGCGTCGGCGAAGAAGACCGTGGCGCAGCCGAGGAAGTCGACGGCGAAGACGGCGAAGTCGGCTCAGCCGGCGAAGCGGGCAACGGCGTCGAGGAGCACGGCGGAAGCGAAGGGCACGGCGGCGTCGAAGAGCACGGCCAAGAAGGCCGCCGCGAAGAAGACGACGGCGAAGGGGACGACGTCGAAGGCGGCGACGGCGAAGAAGACGGCTGCGAAGAAGACGACGGCCCGCAAGCGCACGGCCTGA
- a CDS encoding nuclease-related domain-containing protein translates to MNGLRVIPTWRHGQERLYVCLTDGRNIAWYDREAARINLIAENRREDVLEALGPFVTGSVTVGPPPVPTPAELARLSLHPDDDLAPNRPGEALLIDLDRDPGPAHRLRADPRRRALAAEQTVGVALDRLDGAGWHTLHSLPLPGGDRVHHLAIGPAGLFAIHTLYALKQRVRVSDPMVGLGRRDPEPLLRRVRADAGRASHALTAEVRPVLALVGPTGVSVTVPPREVRVLTDADLADLARLGGVLKPADVEALHAMARDRGTWARV, encoded by the coding sequence ATGAACGGACTGCGCGTCATACCGACCTGGCGGCATGGCCAGGAGCGGCTCTACGTATGTCTCACGGACGGCAGGAACATCGCCTGGTACGACCGTGAGGCGGCCAGGATCAACCTGATCGCGGAGAACCGCAGAGAGGACGTCCTGGAGGCCCTCGGCCCCTTCGTCACCGGCTCGGTCACGGTCGGCCCGCCCCCGGTCCCCACGCCCGCCGAGCTGGCCCGGCTCTCCCTCCACCCCGACGACGATCTGGCCCCCAACCGCCCCGGCGAGGCCCTTCTGATCGACCTGGACCGCGATCCGGGCCCCGCCCACCGCCTCCGGGCCGATCCGCGTCGGCGTGCCCTGGCGGCCGAGCAGACCGTCGGCGTGGCCCTCGACCGCCTCGACGGCGCCGGCTGGCACACCCTCCACTCCCTGCCCCTTCCCGGCGGGGACCGCGTCCACCACCTGGCCATCGGTCCGGCCGGCCTGTTCGCGATCCATACGCTGTACGCCCTCAAACAGCGGGTGCGTGTCTCCGACCCGATGGTCGGTCTGGGCCGCCGGGACCCGGAGCCGCTTCTTCGCCGGGTGCGCGCCGACGCCGGCCGTGCGTCCCACGCCCTCACGGCAGAGGTCCGCCCCGTACTGGCCCTGGTCGGACCGACGGGTGTCTCCGTCACCGTCCCGCCGCGCGAGGTCCGCGTCCTGACCGACGCCGACCTCGCCGACCTCGCCCGTCTCGGCGGCGTACTGAAGCCGGCGGACGTGGAAGCCCTCCACGCGATGGCCCGCGACCGGGGGACATGGGCGAGGGTGTGA
- the ligD gene encoding non-homologous end-joining DNA ligase — protein MTPITEVEGRRLALSNLEKVLYPATGFTKGEVLHYYATVADALLPHLRDRPLSFLRYPDGPDGQTFFAKNVPPGTPEWVTTAEVPRSEGPVRMVVVQDLASLVWAANLVTEFHTPQWVIQEPEIADRLVLDLDPGTPATVVECCEVAVWLRERLAADGIEALPKTSGSKGLHLLAAVRGASSDRVSEYAKQLAVEAERAMPRLVLHRMTRSLRPGKVFVDWSQNAARKTTATPYTLRARAEPTVSAPVTWEEVEECRSAGTLTFSASDIAPRLQDFGDLLAPLLDAGRAGAVP, from the coding sequence ATGACGCCGATCACAGAGGTGGAGGGGAGACGGCTCGCGCTCAGCAATCTGGAGAAGGTGCTGTATCCGGCGACCGGCTTCACCAAGGGCGAGGTGCTGCATTACTACGCGACCGTCGCCGATGCCCTGCTCCCCCATCTGCGCGACCGGCCGCTGTCCTTCCTGCGCTACCCGGACGGGCCCGACGGGCAGACCTTCTTCGCCAAGAACGTGCCGCCCGGGACGCCCGAATGGGTCACCACCGCCGAGGTGCCCCGGTCGGAGGGGCCCGTCCGGATGGTGGTCGTGCAGGATCTGGCGAGTCTGGTCTGGGCGGCGAACCTCGTCACGGAGTTCCATACGCCCCAGTGGGTGATCCAGGAACCCGAGATCGCCGACCGGCTCGTCCTCGACCTCGATCCCGGCACGCCCGCGACCGTCGTCGAGTGCTGCGAGGTCGCGGTGTGGCTGCGGGAGCGGCTCGCGGCGGACGGGATCGAGGCGTTGCCGAAGACGTCGGGGTCGAAGGGGCTGCATCTGCTGGCGGCTGTCCGGGGTGCCTCCTCCGATCGGGTCTCGGAGTACGCGAAACAGCTGGCCGTGGAGGCGGAGCGGGCCATGCCACGGCTGGTCCTGCACCGGATGACGCGGAGCCTGCGGCCGGGGAAGGTGTTCGTGGACTGGAGTCAGAACGCCGCGCGGAAGACGACCGCGACGCCGTACACCTTGCGGGCACGGGCCGAGCCGACCGTGTCGGCGCCGGTGACCTGGGAAGAGGTCGAGGAGTGCCGGTCCGCCGGGACGCTCACCTTCTCGGCCTCCGACATCGCTCCGCGGCTTCAGGACTTCGGGGATCTGCTGGCACCGCTGCTCGACGCCGGGCGGGCCGGCGCCGTGCCCTGA
- a CDS encoding sensor histidine kinase, giving the protein MRLAFPSWTGTLAVKAAVFITVMCCALAALLGVLVHVSVTNQTVGQARDLALSRLKDATAAFEAGDTLGWGAGVDPPGLPASLRALAVAGERGTMVADHRGRPTMWAAGPVDGARALAVPVDYSQSARTIEALDTAILWSSVLAIGATLLVGAVAVTRVTRRLHTTAQVARRITAGDLDARVDDPRTREAGRPQDEVGAVAVALDSMASSLQGKLLSEQRFTADVAHELRTPLTGLHAAAELLPPGRPTELVRDRVAALRTLTEDLLEISRLDTGRERLELDAEELGALAARVVRTAQASGSSGASAAGTEVTVVRDARVETDRRRLERVLGNLLANAHRHGRSPVVLTVDGPVVTVRDHGDGYPEYLLTHGPQRFRTEGGATGHGLGLTIAVGQAEVLGARLTFTNAPDGGAVATLTLPQAPPAGSGLPDGAA; this is encoded by the coding sequence ATGAGGCTCGCGTTTCCCTCGTGGACCGGCACGCTCGCCGTGAAGGCCGCCGTGTTCATCACGGTGATGTGCTGTGCGCTGGCCGCCCTGCTCGGCGTGCTGGTGCACGTCTCGGTGACGAACCAGACCGTGGGACAGGCCCGCGACCTCGCGCTCTCCCGGCTGAAGGACGCGACGGCGGCGTTCGAGGCCGGGGACACCCTCGGGTGGGGCGCGGGTGTCGATCCGCCGGGTCTGCCCGCGTCGCTGCGGGCGCTGGCGGTGGCCGGCGAGCGCGGCACGATGGTCGCCGACCACCGGGGGCGCCCGACGATGTGGGCGGCCGGCCCCGTCGACGGCGCCCGGGCCCTCGCGGTCCCGGTCGACTACTCGCAGAGCGCCCGCACCATCGAGGCTCTCGACACCGCGATCCTGTGGTCGTCGGTCCTGGCCATCGGCGCGACGCTGCTCGTCGGCGCGGTCGCGGTCACCCGGGTCACCCGGCGCCTGCACACCACCGCGCAGGTCGCCCGGCGGATCACCGCCGGCGATCTGGACGCGCGCGTGGACGACCCCCGTACGAGGGAAGCGGGCCGGCCGCAGGACGAGGTGGGGGCCGTCGCCGTCGCGCTGGACTCCATGGCGTCCTCGCTCCAGGGAAAGCTGCTGAGCGAGCAGCGGTTCACCGCCGACGTGGCGCACGAGCTGCGCACGCCCCTGACGGGGCTGCACGCGGCGGCGGAACTGCTGCCGCCGGGCCGGCCGACGGAGCTGGTCCGCGACCGGGTCGCGGCGCTGCGCACGCTGACGGAGGACCTGCTGGAGATCTCCCGCCTGGACACCGGCCGGGAGCGGCTGGAGCTGGACGCCGAGGAGCTGGGTGCGCTGGCGGCCCGGGTGGTGCGGACGGCACAGGCTTCGGGCTCCTCCGGCGCCTCGGCGGCCGGCACCGAGGTGACGGTCGTCCGGGACGCGCGCGTGGAGACCGACCGGCGACGCCTCGAGCGGGTGCTGGGGAACCTGCTCGCCAACGCGCACCGGCACGGGCGGTCACCCGTCGTCCTGACGGTGGACGGACCCGTGGTCACCGTGCGGGACCACGGGGACGGCTATCCGGAGTACCTCCTGACCCACGGGCCGCAGCGGTTTCGCACCGAGGGCGGGGCGACGGGGCACGGCCTCGGGCTGACGATCGCGGTCGGACAGGCGGAGGTACTGGGCGCCCGGCTGACGTTCACCAACGCCCCGGACGGCGGTGCGGTGGCGACGCTGACGCTCCCTCAGGCGCCTCCTGCGGGAAGCGGCCTCCCCGATGGCGCAGCGTGA
- a CDS encoding DUF3291 domain-containing protein: MTDTRAENVTGTAAFELAQVNISRLRFPLDSPELKDFVDALDPVNAIAEAADGYVWRLQSDGGDATDIQVFGDSWLIINMTVWRDLDALTTFMYQGQHRELLSRRREWFERVAEAMTALWWVPVGHRPTVAEAESRLLHLRANGPTPYAFGLRTSFPAQGAEPMTFSVPEDLGCSV; encoded by the coding sequence ATGACTGACACGAGAGCTGAGAACGTCACCGGGACCGCCGCTTTCGAACTCGCCCAGGTCAACATCTCCCGCCTCAGATTCCCGCTGGACTCACCGGAGTTGAAGGACTTCGTGGACGCTCTCGACCCCGTCAACGCCATCGCGGAGGCGGCGGACGGCTATGTGTGGCGGCTCCAGTCCGACGGCGGCGACGCGACCGACATCCAGGTGTTCGGGGACTCCTGGCTCATCATCAACATGACGGTGTGGCGGGACCTCGACGCCCTGACCACCTTCATGTACCAGGGGCAGCACCGCGAGCTGCTCTCCCGCAGGCGGGAGTGGTTCGAGCGGGTGGCGGAGGCGATGACGGCCCTGTGGTGGGTACCGGTGGGCCACCGTCCGACGGTCGCGGAGGCCGAGTCCCGCCTGCTCCACCTGCGCGCGAACGGCCCGACCCCGTACGCCTTCGGCCTGCGCACGTCCTTCCCCGCGCAGGGCGCGGAGCCGATGACGTTCTCGGTACCGGAGGACTTGGGCTGCTCCGTCTAG